From a single Candidatus Zixiibacteriota bacterium genomic region:
- a CDS encoding TetR/AcrR family transcriptional regulator, giving the protein MNENLIVEMEKKEAVTATFRKLEPSKKEAIYRAALKEFSSDVFDRVSLDLVAAAAGVSKGSLFQYFGNKEHLLEFVAEIFLDNYRQYWESYFAREHAVRARDRVSQYLLACLEYWERERIDYRFLMKMQYENPLAVAGAFLERVTQSQREYISTIIERGRATGEIRGDMETETISFLIHAALRNLEQTYAAILQTPKTKVDFRDIAAKITVLLFDGIAG; this is encoded by the coding sequence ATGAATGAAAATCTAATTGTTGAAATGGAAAAGAAAGAGGCGGTTACAGCCACATTCCGGAAATTGGAGCCTTCCAAGAAAGAGGCGATTTATCGGGCGGCGCTGAAAGAGTTTTCTTCGGATGTTTTTGACAGGGTTTCACTGGACTTAGTTGCCGCGGCGGCCGGGGTCTCCAAGGGGTCGCTTTTCCAATATTTTGGCAACAAAGAACACCTGCTGGAATTTGTGGCCGAAATCTTTCTGGATAATTACCGGCAATACTGGGAGAGTTATTTTGCCCGCGAGCATGCGGTGCGGGCGCGCGATAGAGTCAGCCAGTATCTTCTGGCCTGTCTTGAATATTGGGAAAGGGAGCGGATCGATTACCGGTTCCTTATGAAAATGCAGTACGAAAATCCATTAGCGGTGGCGGGCGCGTTTCTGGAGAGAGTGACGCAGTCGCAGCGGGAATATATTTCGACAATAATCGAGCGGGGCAGGGCCACCGGGGAAATCCGCGGAGATATGGAGACAGAGACCATTTCCTTTTTGATTCATGCCGCGTTGAGAAATCTGGAGCAGACTTATGCGGCCATCCTGCAAACGCCCAAGACCAAAGTTGATTTTAGGGATATTGCAGCGAAAATCACAGTGCTTCTCTTTGATGGAATTGCAGGTTAG
- the tmk gene encoding dTMP kinase encodes MKKRGLLITFEGIDGSGKTTQLKMTAGFLRKQGYRFLILREPGSTPVAEQIRKILLGRENKIGPASELLLYLAARADLVQKVIAPALARGVIVLCDRFYDSTMAYQGHGRGLDTSLIERLNGLVIGKVRPNMTFLVDVDYQTSLKRRKRESDRLESESRAFFDRVRCGFLAIAQKEKKRIVVLDGKKPAEDIFAEVEICLRKKLNIR; translated from the coding sequence ATGAAAAAACGAGGATTGCTGATAACATTCGAGGGGATCGACGGCTCCGGGAAAACCACCCAGCTTAAAATGACCGCCGGTTTCCTTCGTAAACAGGGATACCGGTTCCTCATCCTTCGCGAGCCGGGCTCCACGCCGGTCGCCGAGCAGATCCGAAAAATCCTGTTGGGCAGGGAAAACAAAATTGGCCCCGCCTCGGAGCTTCTGCTCTATCTGGCGGCGCGAGCCGATTTGGTGCAGAAAGTAATCGCGCCGGCACTGGCGAGGGGTGTCATTGTCCTTTGCGACCGTTTCTATGATTCCACCATGGCTTATCAGGGGCATGGCCGCGGTCTGGATACTTCTCTTATCGAACGACTGAACGGTCTTGTCATAGGCAAAGTCCGACCCAATATGACTTTTCTGGTCGATGTCGATTACCAGACTTCACTGAAGCGCCGGAAAAGAGAAAGCGATCGCCTTGAATCGGAATCAAGAGCGTTTTTCGACCGGGTTCGCTGCGGATTCCTCGCGATCGCCCAGAAAGAGAAAAAAAGAATAGTAGTTCTCGATGGAAAAAAGCCGGCTGAGGATATTTTCGCCGAGGTGGAAATTTGTCTCCGGAAGAAGCTGAATATAAGATAG
- a CDS encoding inositol-3-phosphate synthase, translating to MGKVRIAIIGVGNCASSFVQGVEFYKKAREDESVPGIMHVNLGGYHISDIEFSAAIDIDKNKVGKDLAEAIYTKPNNTYKFCNVPKTGIIVQRGMTHDGLGKYLSEIIEKAPGDTVDIVKLLKDTKTDVVVNYLPVGSEEATKWYVEQILEAGCGFVNCIPVFIAREQYWQNRFIEKGLPVIGDDVKSQVGATIVHRVLTRLFRDRGVRLDRTSQLNVGGNTDFLNMLERSRLESKKISKTNAVTSQLDYNIGKENIHIGPSDYVAWLLDRKWAYIRMEGTTFGNVPLNLELKLEVWDSPNSAGVVIDAVRCCKLALDNGLSGAIKAPSAYFKKSPPVQYTDEEARHMTEEFILKYGWKGDTKRAKRKPATKPAEPKAAAKRKVTRRTLLKK from the coding sequence ATGGGGAAAGTTAGAATAGCTATTATCGGGGTGGGCAATTGCGCCTCCTCGTTCGTGCAGGGAGTGGAATTCTACAAGAAGGCGCGTGAAGATGAATCTGTCCCCGGTATCATGCATGTCAATCTGGGCGGTTATCATATCAGCGACATTGAGTTTTCCGCCGCTATCGATATCGATAAGAACAAAGTCGGTAAAGACCTCGCCGAGGCGATTTATACCAAACCGAATAATACTTACAAATTTTGCAATGTCCCGAAAACGGGTATCATTGTCCAGCGCGGCATGACCCATGACGGTCTTGGCAAATACCTCTCGGAGATTATCGAGAAAGCCCCCGGCGATACGGTCGATATCGTCAAGCTTCTCAAGGACACCAAAACCGATGTCGTGGTTAATTACCTTCCGGTCGGCTCCGAGGAAGCCACCAAATGGTATGTGGAGCAGATTCTGGAGGCCGGCTGCGGCTTTGTCAACTGCATTCCGGTTTTCATTGCCCGCGAGCAGTACTGGCAGAATCGTTTTATCGAGAAAGGCCTGCCGGTTATCGGCGATGATGTCAAATCGCAAGTCGGCGCCACAATCGTTCACCGGGTTCTGACCCGCCTATTCCGCGATCGCGGTGTTCGCCTCGATCGCACCAGCCAGCTCAATGTCGGCGGCAATACCGATTTTCTCAATATGCTGGAACGGTCACGGCTGGAATCTAAAAAGATTTCCAAAACCAACGCTGTCACCAGCCAGCTCGATTACAATATCGGCAAAGAGAATATCCATATCGGTCCCTCCGATTATGTCGCCTGGCTTCTCGACCGCAAGTGGGCCTATATCCGGATGGAGGGTACTACATTCGGCAATGTGCCGCTCAATCTGGAATTGAAACTTGAGGTCTGGGACTCGCCCAATTCTGCCGGCGTGGTTATCGATGCTGTCCGCTGCTGCAAGCTGGCACTGGATAACGGCCTCTCCGGTGCTATTAAGGCCCCCTCAGCCTATTTCAAGAAATCGCCGCCGGTGCAGTACACCGATGAGGAAGCCCGCCATATGACCGAGGAATTCATCCTCAAATACGGCTGGAAAGGGGATACCAAAAGGGCAAAACGGAAACCGGCCACAAAACCCGCCGAGCCTAAGGCGGCGGCCAAAAGGAAAGTCACGCGACGGACGCTCCTAAAAAAGTAG
- a CDS encoding CDP-alcohol phosphatidyltransferase family protein yields MLEVNKIKRQSYERSTLWMGRLCLKVGLTPNILTSVSLICAVISGIYFWKGQIWVGVIWMLLTSLTDMLDGATARAGNLGTVFGGILDHVFDRYGEFFILAGITMSHLVHPGWGLFALFGMIIASYTRAAAESIGKIENCAVGIMGRLEKFTLIIVGSILERYYPSARMLELALIIVGLTSYITSVQRMFYAHKLLKQKKAGE; encoded by the coding sequence ATGCTGGAAGTAAACAAAATTAAGAGACAGTCTTACGAGAGATCAACTCTCTGGATGGGACGCCTCTGCCTGAAAGTGGGACTCACCCCCAATATCTTGACCAGTGTCTCTCTCATTTGCGCGGTTATTTCCGGCATTTATTTCTGGAAAGGGCAGATATGGGTGGGGGTTATTTGGATGCTTCTGACCTCCCTGACCGATATGCTTGATGGCGCCACCGCCCGGGCCGGTAATTTGGGCACCGTGTTCGGCGGCATTCTCGACCATGTCTTCGACCGCTACGGCGAGTTCTTTATATTGGCCGGGATTACCATGTCGCATCTGGTGCACCCCGGATGGGGCCTCTTTGCTCTGTTCGGGATGATTATCGCCAGCTACACCCGCGCGGCGGCCGAATCGATCGGGAAAATCGAAAACTGCGCGGTCGGCATAATGGGGCGGCTGGAGAAATTCACGCTGATTATTGTCGGATCCATTCTCGAGCGGTATTATCCCAGCGCCCGCATGCTGGAATTGGCGTTGATTATAGTCGGCCTGACATCATATATCACCTCGGTGCAGCGAATGTTCTACGCCCATAAACTCCTAAAGCAGAAAAAGGCCGGAGAATAG
- a CDS encoding PfkB family carbohydrate kinase, with protein MITAIGNPVYDYIKTRKIETEGRVLSGCSTNAALALSRLGEKVRLVGAVGEDFKAQFNKKLAGFGIESVIVPSDETGGFSLIYYDDFGNRTLDLLGRAATIGHLDPEIYRDSKAVLIGPILGEVTLGEISSIRKNFDGLFFCDPQGLLRNADSNGRIHHSKVEGIEQALALFDIVKPNELEGKVLTGIDCRKDPYQAAQIIKSWGPKIVIVTLAELGSIIYDGRTFIDIPPYKIDLVDATGAGDTYMAGFTFEYLKTGDLRKAGCFASCVSSIMIEQVGPDFVMTESEVRRQQEMLLAQTDFKIPLNQAVS; from the coding sequence ATGATAACGGCTATCGGCAATCCGGTCTATGATTATATCAAGACCCGGAAAATCGAAACCGAGGGGCGGGTTTTATCCGGGTGCAGCACCAACGCCGCCCTGGCGCTTTCCAGGCTGGGAGAGAAAGTCCGCCTGGTGGGAGCGGTTGGCGAGGATTTCAAGGCGCAATTCAATAAAAAACTGGCCGGCTTTGGGATCGAATCGGTGATAGTCCCCTCTGATGAAACCGGCGGCTTCTCGCTGATTTATTATGATGATTTCGGCAACCGGACACTGGACCTTCTGGGGCGGGCGGCAACTATAGGCCATCTGGATCCGGAGATTTACCGGGATTCCAAAGCAGTTTTGATCGGCCCGATTCTGGGGGAGGTAACGCTGGGGGAAATCTCGTCTATTCGTAAGAACTTTGACGGTCTCTTTTTTTGCGACCCGCAGGGTCTGCTGCGAAATGCCGACAGCAACGGAAGAATTCATCACAGCAAGGTTGAAGGTATCGAGCAAGCCTTAGCGTTATTTGATATTGTCAAGCCGAATGAACTTGAGGGAAAAGTTCTGACCGGGATAGATTGCCGCAAAGACCCGTATCAGGCGGCGCAGATAATCAAGAGCTGGGGGCCGAAAATTGTCATTGTCACGCTGGCGGAGCTCGGCTCGATTATCTATGACGGCCGCACTTTTATCGATATTCCGCCGTACAAAATCGATTTGGTCGATGCCACCGGCGCCGGCGATACCTATATGGCCGGATTTACTTTTGAGTATCTGAAAACCGGCGATCTGCGCAAAGCGGGTTGCTTTGCCTCATGCGTTTCCTCGATAATGATCGAGCAGGTCGGCCCGGATTTCGTGATGACTGAAAGCGAAGTCCGCCGCCAGCAGGAGATGCTTCTGGCGCAGACCGATTTCAAAATCCCCCTCAATCAGGCTGTTTCTTAA